A stretch of the Lactuca sativa cultivar Salinas chromosome 9, Lsat_Salinas_v11, whole genome shotgun sequence genome encodes the following:
- the LOC111881195 gene encoding uncharacterized protein LOC111881195, translating into MTGHEYTLELLHRNRLQCVEVLRMSRESFVRLCAHFRANYSLKDSKHVSVEEKIAMFLMMIGHNQRYVIIKRRFQHSKQTIHKFFYEVLEKMMLFAQDVIVPTSFNPNPNIPGHNRRLRRVFKGAVGALDGTLILAVVPAKKQDLYRSRGKGDCYQNVLAICDFNMIFTFVVTGWEGVAHDSRILSEAIADPQASFPFPPPDKYYLCDAAYAHTRGFMAPYRNVRYWLGDFRQRRALTNKEKFNHGHAKLRNVIERAFGVLKARFPILKRMAPFPFVTQRNIAMACFALHNYIRKEGLSDEYFARYDEPNVPFRNNNVAIDADEDGIPTHGTAADREYMTQLRDEIADQLMQNID; encoded by the exons ATGACGGGACACGAATACACATTGGAGTTATTACACCGTAATCGTTTACAATGTGTTGAAGTATTACGCATGTCCCGTGAATCTTTTGTACGACTATGTGCTCATTTTAGAGCAAATTACTCATTAAAGGACAGCAAACATGTATCAGTTGAGGAAAAGATAGCTATGTTTTTGATGATGATCGGACATAATCAACGTTACGTGATTATCAAGCGGAGATTTCAACACTCGAAGCAAACaattcataaatttttttatgaagtGTTGGAAAAAATGATGCTTTTCGCACAAGATGTTATAGTACCAACATCTTTTAATCCGAATCCAAACATTCCAGGACATAATAGGAGGCTACGAAGGGTTTTCAAAGGAGCGGTTGGTGCACTTGATGGCACTTTGATACTTGCTGTTGTCCCTGCTAAGAAACAAGACTTATATAGAAGTAGGGGAAAGGGAGATTGCTACCAAAACGTATTGGCAATATGTGACTtcaatatgatttttacatttgttgtgaccgGGTGGGAAGGGGTAGCGCATGACTCTAGAATATTATCAGAAGCAATAGCCGATCCACAAGCATCATTCCCGTTTCCACCACCag acaaatattatctttgtgatgccgCGTATGCACACACTCGAGGATTTATGGCCCCTTATCGTAATGTGAGGTATTGGCTTGGAGATTTTCGTCAAAGACGTGCATTGAccaataaagaaaaatttaaccATGGACATGCAAAACTTCGAAATGTCATTGAGCGtgcttttggtgttttgaaagcaCGCTTCCCTATATTGAAGAGGATGGCACCATTCCCGTTTGTGACACAAAGAAACATTGCCATGGCATGCTTCGCGCTTCATAATTATATAAGGAAAGAAGGATTGAGTGATGAGTATTTCGCACGATACGATGAACCCAATGTCCCGTTTCGAAATAACAATGTGGCCATTGATGCTGATGAAGACGGGATTCCAACACATGGTACTGCAGCAGACCGTGAATATATGACTCAATTACGTGATGAAATTGCTGATCAGTTGATGCAAAATATAGATTGa
- the LOC111881209 gene encoding uncharacterized protein LOC111881209 isoform X2, with the protein MAAMLSTSAMLPSFIFSSSRISITPVTTTASVQRFRTKMLSSVTQTERTIVLGFGGVGVDLLATVATFPNPDDKIRSTSLKVQGGGNAGNALTCAARLGLNARLISKVANDAQGRGILEELKADGVDVSFFEVSEEGNSPFTYVIVDDQTKTRTCIHTPGWPPMIPDELSGSSLLSALAGVKLVYFDVRLPETALVVAHEANRRKIPILIDAERPREGLDDLLNLSDYVVCSAKLPQTWTGAPSVATALVSMLLRLPKLKFVIVTLGADGCIMLDRRNISENVEAEEMDVDDLLEILKRKSSTLSTAPTCISSITRLQAKGIGNVCGKLFIGTAEKIPQSELVDTTGAGDAFIGAVLYGICTNKPPEQMLPFAAQVAAITCRALGARAGPNLTDSRLAPFLH; encoded by the exons ATGGCAGCCATGCTCTCTACCAGTGCCATGCTCCCGAGCTTTATCTTCTCTTCATCGCGTATCTCCATCACTCCCGTGACCACTACAGCCAG CGTGCAAAGATTCAGGACAAAAATGTTGTCGTCGGTGACTCAGACTGAAAGAACAATCGTG CTTGGATTTGGTGGTGTGGGGGTGGATCTCTTGGCTACTGTGGCTACGTTCCCAAACCCGGATGACAAGATTCGAAGCACCAGCTTAAAG GTACAAGGAGGTGGTAATGCAGGAAATGCTCTAACTTGTGCAGCTCGTTTAGGATTGAATGCAAGGttaatatccaag GTTGCCAATGATGCTCAAGGGAGAGGAATACTGGAGGAACTAAAAGCGGATGGTGTAGATGTATCTTTTTTTGAG GTTTCTGAAGAGGGTAATTCACCATTTACCTATGTCATTGTAGACGATCAAAC GAAGACTCGGACTTGTATTCATACACCAGGGTGGCCTCCAATGATTCCAGATGAGCTTTCCGGTTCATCTTTACTAAGTGCATTGGCTGGAGTGAAGCTTGTTTATTTTGATGTGCGGTTGCCTGAAACGGCTCTAGTTGTAGCACATGAG GCAAATCGCAGGAAAATACCTATTCTAATTGATGCTGAAAGGCCAAGGGAAGGCCTCGATGATCTTCTAAATTTATCAGACTATGTTGTGTGCTCCGCTAAACTTCCACAG ACATGGACTGGAGCCCCATCTGTTGCAACCGCACTTGTTTCTATGCTGTTAAGGTTGCCTAAACTCAAGTTTGTTATCGTAACTTTAGGTGCAGATGGTTGCATAATGCTCGACAGAAGAAACATATCTG AGAATGTCGAAGCTGAAGAAATGGATGTAGATGATTTATTAGAGATACTGAAACGCAAATCCAGCACTCTTTCAACTGCCCCAACATGCATTTCATCG ATTACAAGATTGCAGGCAAAGGGAATCGGGAATGTGTGTGGAAAGCTGTTCATTGGCACAGCTGAGAAGATACCACAGTCGGAGCTGGTGGATACAACAGGTGCTGGAGACGCATTCATAGGAGCAGTCCTGTATG GCATTTGCACCAACAAGCCACCAGAACAAATGTTACCTTTTGCAGCTCAAGTG GCAGCCATCACTTGTCGAGCTTTAGGAGCTCGTGCGGGTCCAAATCTCACAGATTCTCGTTTAGCACCTTTTTTACATTAA
- the LOC111881209 gene encoding uncharacterized protein LOC111881209 isoform X1: MAAMLSTSAMLPSFIFSSSRISITPVTTTASVQRFRTKMLSSVTQTERTIVLGFGGVGVDLLATVATFPNPDDKIRSTSLKVQGGGNAGNALTCAARLGLNARLISKVANDAQGRGILEELKADGVDVSFFEVSEEGNSPFTYVIVDDQTKTRTCIHTPGWPPMIPDELSGSSLLSALAGVKLVYFDVRLPETALVVAHEANRRKIPILIDAERPREGLDDLLNLSDYVVCSAKLPQTWTGAPSVATALVSMLLRLPKLKFVIVTLGADGCIMLDRRNISENVEAEEMDVDDLLEILKRKSSTLSTAPTCISSEITRLQAKGIGNVCGKLFIGTAEKIPQSELVDTTGAGDAFIGAVLYGICTNKPPEQMLPFAAQVAAITCRALGARAGPNLTDSRLAPFLH; the protein is encoded by the exons ATGGCAGCCATGCTCTCTACCAGTGCCATGCTCCCGAGCTTTATCTTCTCTTCATCGCGTATCTCCATCACTCCCGTGACCACTACAGCCAG CGTGCAAAGATTCAGGACAAAAATGTTGTCGTCGGTGACTCAGACTGAAAGAACAATCGTG CTTGGATTTGGTGGTGTGGGGGTGGATCTCTTGGCTACTGTGGCTACGTTCCCAAACCCGGATGACAAGATTCGAAGCACCAGCTTAAAG GTACAAGGAGGTGGTAATGCAGGAAATGCTCTAACTTGTGCAGCTCGTTTAGGATTGAATGCAAGGttaatatccaag GTTGCCAATGATGCTCAAGGGAGAGGAATACTGGAGGAACTAAAAGCGGATGGTGTAGATGTATCTTTTTTTGAG GTTTCTGAAGAGGGTAATTCACCATTTACCTATGTCATTGTAGACGATCAAAC GAAGACTCGGACTTGTATTCATACACCAGGGTGGCCTCCAATGATTCCAGATGAGCTTTCCGGTTCATCTTTACTAAGTGCATTGGCTGGAGTGAAGCTTGTTTATTTTGATGTGCGGTTGCCTGAAACGGCTCTAGTTGTAGCACATGAG GCAAATCGCAGGAAAATACCTATTCTAATTGATGCTGAAAGGCCAAGGGAAGGCCTCGATGATCTTCTAAATTTATCAGACTATGTTGTGTGCTCCGCTAAACTTCCACAG ACATGGACTGGAGCCCCATCTGTTGCAACCGCACTTGTTTCTATGCTGTTAAGGTTGCCTAAACTCAAGTTTGTTATCGTAACTTTAGGTGCAGATGGTTGCATAATGCTCGACAGAAGAAACATATCTG AGAATGTCGAAGCTGAAGAAATGGATGTAGATGATTTATTAGAGATACTGAAACGCAAATCCAGCACTCTTTCAACTGCCCCAACATGCATTTCATCG GAGATTACAAGATTGCAGGCAAAGGGAATCGGGAATGTGTGTGGAAAGCTGTTCATTGGCACAGCTGAGAAGATACCACAGTCGGAGCTGGTGGATACAACAGGTGCTGGAGACGCATTCATAGGAGCAGTCCTGTATG GCATTTGCACCAACAAGCCACCAGAACAAATGTTACCTTTTGCAGCTCAAGTG GCAGCCATCACTTGTCGAGCTTTAGGAGCTCGTGCGGGTCCAAATCTCACAGATTCTCGTTTAGCACCTTTTTTACATTAA